The following proteins come from a genomic window of Lolium rigidum isolate FL_2022 chromosome 5, APGP_CSIRO_Lrig_0.1, whole genome shotgun sequence:
- the LOC124657027 gene encoding carotenoid 9,10(9',10')-cleavage dioxygenase-like, translating to MLLVKIEKEEVGGKEEEGKVLQNLSHDRILPKFSVAAGKIVRKKLFLSGGRRQDPADRPSHRLGRPHGRQTGPKTGGSGATTDQTGCQTGRTDSNRAQNRCQPGHCMRAQGRITRPPGRQTGPQAGSSGAQAGGTGAMAGRSSVQSGRSRRAVRQSPSSFAGAVEALQEAYNNGSCSIVYLKLRSLLRSSRFNCLDLMQPYFKELQEHLTTSLARGLEAIRRFPNSFLDTFVDSTFTFRHQPLRPTEGNFAPVVEIGGRTEIMEIEGAIPPDFPEGAYIRNGSNPLFGALHMVSSIFGQTEDIWVEGEGMLHALYFTRSNNGTCTWSLSYNNRYVQSDTFMVETARARPCFLSITKGNPLAMLAAVILNMLRFGKVFRNMSNTSVFVHAGRVFAAAENDIPNEIDLQSLDTIGSWSVSGDWLMPFTAHPKVVPGSGELVISGINIVKPYLSIGVVSEDGVRLKQKVDLKLDRCTFCHEIGITKMYNIIMDMPLTLDPKRILRAGSLIDYEKETYARIGVMPRNGDAESVLWFHVEPFCTMHLVNCFEEGDEVVVRGFRVPASIIMGPTLDCIDDPSAQDLNEEYFSRLYEWRLNLQSKASKGRWLTGTDIALEFPVINEKYVGLHHRYAYVQVVDVQASFAGGSGTATL from the exons atGCTGTTGGTGAAGATCGAGAAGGAGGAAGTGGGCGGcaaggaagaggaaggaaaagtGTTGCAGAATCTCTCCCACGACAGGATTTTGCCGAAATTCTCTGTCGCGGCAGGAAAAATCGTGAGGAAGAAGTTGTTTCTGTCCGGCGGCCGGCGCCAAGACCCAGCGGACCGGCCCTCCCACCGGCTGGGCCGGCCACACGGACGGCAGACCGGGCCCAAAaccggcggatccggcgccacgacCGACCAGACCGGCTGCCAAACCGGGCGGACCGACTCAAACCGGGCCCAGAACCGGTGCCAGCCGGGCCACTGTATGCGTGCGCAGGGGCGTATCACCCGGCCACCAGGCCGGCAGACCGGGCCTCAGGCCGGTTCATCTGGCGCCCAGGCCGGTGGGACCGGGGCCATGGCCGGCCGTTCCAGTGTCCAGTCTGGCCGTTCCAGGCGTGCAGTCCGGCA ATCTCCGTCTAGCTTTGCAGGAGCAGTAGAAGCACTACAAGAAGCTTATAACAATGGTAGCTGCAGCATCGTGTAC CTGAAACTTCGCAGCTTGCTCAGAAGCAGCCGTTTTAATTGCTTGGATTTGATGCAGCCGTATTTCAAGGAGCTTCAGGAACATCTTACAACCAGCCTGGCCAGAGGATTAGAAGCTATCCGCCGTTTTCCCAACTCATTCCTAGATACATTTGTTGACTCCACCTTCACATTCCGTCATCAGCCTCTGCGTCCCACTGAG GGCAATTTTGCACCGGTTGTTGAAATCGGTGGAAGAACAGAAATCATGGAGATAGAAGGAGCGATCCCCCCAGATTTTCCAGAGGGTGCCTATATTAGAAATG GCTCGAACCCTCTCTTCGGAGCCCTACACATGGTGAGCTCCATCTTCGGACAGACTGAAGACATCTGGGTCGAGGGAGAAGGCATGCTCCACGCTCTCTACTTCACGAGGAGCAACAATGGCACCTGCACCTGGTCCTTGTCCTATAACAACCGCTACGTGCAATCGGACACTTTCATGGTTGAAACAGCTCGTGCAAGACCATGCTTCCTCTCGATCACCAAAGGAAATCCTCTCGCCATGCTTGCGGCAGTCATTCTAAACATG TTGAGGTTTGGCAAAGTGTTtcggaacatgagcaacaccagTGTGTTTGTGCACGCCGGCAGAGTCTTCGCGGCAGCAGAAAATGACATACCAAATGAGATAGACTTGCAAAGCCTTGACACGATCGGAAGTTGGTCCGTCAGCGGCGACTGGCTCATGCCATTCACAGCACACCCAAAG GTTGTCCCAGGGTCAGGTGAGTTGGTAATCTCTGGGATCAACATTGTGAAGCCCTACTTATCGATTGGAGTTGTCTCAG AGGATGGAGTGAGACTCAAACAGAAGGTTGATCTGAAGCTAGACAGATGCACATTTTGTCATGAAATTGGAATTACTAAAAT GTACAACATTATCATGGATATGCCACTTACCCTCGACCCAAAAAGGATTCTACGAGCAGGCTC TTTGATTGATTATGAGAAGGAAACCTATGCAAGAATAGGAGTCATGCCCCGTAATGGAGATGCAGAGTCAGTTCTATGGTTTCATGTAGAACCATTCTGCACAATGCATCTCGTCAACTGCTtcgaggaaggtgatgag GTTGTTGTAAGGGGATTTCGCGTGCCTGCTTCAATCATCATGGGCCCAACGCTTGATTGCATTGATGATCCTAGTGCTCAAGATTTGAATGAAGAATATTTCTCACGACTGTACGAGTGGAGATTGAACCTGCAAAGCAAGGCTAGTAAAGGAAGATGGTTAACCGGGACAGATATTGCTCTTGAATTTCCCGTTATCAATGAGAAGTATGTTGGCTTGCATCACAGGTATGCATATGTGCAAGTAGTGGATGTGCAAGCGAGTTTCGCTGGTGGTTCTGGAACAG CTACATTGTAG